The DNA region CCCGCCTCGCGAACGCCCTCGTCGCGCTGAGCCTGAAGGACCGGGGCGTCCGCAGCGCCGCGGTGCGCCTCGCGCCCAGCGTGCACGGCGAGGGCGACCACGGCTTCGTGAGGCGGCTCGTCGAGATCGCCGGGGAGAAGGGCGTCTCGGGCCACGTCGGCGACGGGTCGAATCGCTGGAGCGCGGTCCACCGCATGGACGCGGCCCGGCTGTTCCGCCTCGCCCTCGAGAGCGCGCCCGCAGGCAGCATCCTGCACGGGGTCGCAGAGGAGGCGGTGACCATCCGCACGCTCGCCGAGGCCATCGCGACGAGGTTGAAGCTTCCCCTGACCTCGATCCCTCCCGAGGCCGCGACCGAGCACTTCGGGTGGCTCGGCGCGTTCCTGGGCTTCGACCAGCCCGCGTCGAGCGCGCTGACGCAGCAGCGGATGGGCTGGAGGCCGACGCATCCCGGGCTCATCCAGGACGTCGTGGCCGGGTGGTACGCGTGACACCCCGCGGTCGCCACGAGACGAACCAGGCCCGGCGAGGAACAGGATGATGCGCGGCCGGGCGAACGCCGATCAAAGGGTGAGCAGGACTCCCGCGCCGACGCGGACGCCGGGCCGGCCGTCGTGCCAGCCCGCCGCCCCGTTCACGGAGAGATCGATGAACGGAAGGTGGAGCGTGGCGACCGGCCCTGCGCCGACCCACACGCGGATCTCCCTCGCCCGCGGGGACGGGACCGTGACCCAGCCCGCCTCGACGCCGAGCGTCGCGAACTCCGACACGTCCCAGACGATCTCCGCGCCCGCCGCCCCGCCCGGCCGATCCCGGCCCGTCCTCGATTCGTGCGCGCCGGACGCCGCGATCCGCCCCAGCAGCGCGACATCGGGCGCGAGCCGCTTCCGGGCCGCCGCGGTCACGCCGTACGACCAGACGGTGCCCCGCTCCGCGTCGTGCTCGGCACCGAGCAACCCGGCGCCGACGCCGAGCTCGGGACGATGGAGCGCCTCCGCCTCGCCGAAGGAGAGCTGGAAGAACCCCGGCGTGCCGAGCTCGAGGT from Anaeromyxobacter dehalogenans 2CP-C includes:
- a CDS encoding SDR family oxidoreductase yields the protein MRVFVTGATGFIGSAVVPELLSAGHEVVGLARSDASARALAAAGAEVHRGDLEDPDSLRAGAAGADGVIHLGFIHDFDRFDASVRADRAAIETLGAVLEGSGRPLVIASGTLGIAPGRVATELIPFDAKGHPRLANALVALSLKDRGVRSAAVRLAPSVHGEGDHGFVRRLVEIAGEKGVSGHVGDGSNRWSAVHRMDAARLFRLALESAPAGSILHGVAEEAVTIRTLAEAIATRLKLPLTSIPPEAATEHFGWLGAFLGFDQPASSALTQQRMGWRPTHPGLIQDVVAGWYA